From Haloarcula sp. CBA1127, a single genomic window includes:
- a CDS encoding DNA topoisomerase VI subunit B: MTSYQSQLGEGEGIAEELAESQRAISIAEFFEKNKHMLGFDSEARALVTAVKEAVDNALDACEEAGILPDIYVEIQESGDYYKLVVEDNGPGITKEQAPKIFGKLLYGSRFHAREQNRGQQGIGISAAVLYSQLTSGKPAKITSRPKGQDEAQYFELIVDTDTNEPEISVDETTTWERPHGTRIELEMEANMRARSTLRDYIQDTAVVNPHARVEFDEPGLDESLKFERAERAELPDETEEIRPHPHGVELGTLLKMLEATDSYSVSGFMQEEFTRVGGKTADSVIANFNDRHYGRGMAWQPPKVNEDADIERAVEDAVANKGAETTATFAAAVSDAIHDRDRVAYHEVESIVDSAAEDAEADGDTTFGTTVRENAVDAAWNAVSDSLSSDLYALVDDVTTKRKGDAAIEGLSSRLADKFNDDGRHRLTRDELRGYIDRAADMTEEQDDATFGETARENVLEALWTAAEGVPEEPPKVSDIADDRDTASELLSAMRETDIIAPPTDCLSPISAELVEEGLRKEFDADFYAASTRDASVHGGDPFIVEAGIAYGGELESEGTVDVMRFANRVPLVYQRGACATTDVVKSIRWRNYNLDQPGGSGIPKGPAVIMVHVASTNVPFTSESKDAIANVPEMEDEIELAIREAARELKSYLNKRRSMQQRREKQDKLATILPEMAEKLTEVTDNDELHIDDSLARIMNNVLVEREVEDDTVRVRIENNDDTNADVELTDIVTAEPQVTNGASVVEMDGEWFVKWSPTVAAGETAVLEYSVTDEAEFTVSVDGIEEEKLTVNA; the protein is encoded by the coding sequence ATGACCTCGTATCAGTCGCAACTCGGCGAGGGCGAGGGGATCGCTGAGGAGTTGGCCGAATCCCAGCGGGCCATCTCCATCGCCGAGTTCTTCGAGAAGAACAAGCATATGCTGGGCTTCGACTCGGAGGCCCGGGCGCTCGTTACGGCCGTCAAAGAAGCCGTCGACAACGCGCTCGACGCCTGCGAGGAAGCCGGTATTCTCCCCGATATCTACGTCGAGATTCAGGAGTCCGGGGACTACTACAAGCTGGTCGTCGAGGACAACGGCCCCGGGATTACGAAGGAACAAGCGCCGAAGATCTTCGGGAAGCTCCTGTATGGCTCCCGATTCCACGCCAGAGAGCAGAACCGCGGCCAGCAGGGGATCGGTATCTCCGCGGCCGTGCTCTACTCGCAGCTGACTTCCGGCAAGCCCGCAAAGATAACGTCCCGACCGAAGGGTCAGGACGAGGCACAGTACTTCGAGCTCATCGTCGACACGGACACCAATGAACCCGAAATTAGCGTCGACGAGACGACAACGTGGGAGCGACCTCACGGGACACGAATCGAACTGGAGATGGAGGCCAACATGCGGGCCCGGTCGACGCTGCGGGACTACATTCAGGACACCGCTGTGGTCAACCCTCACGCCCGCGTCGAGTTCGACGAACCGGGGCTGGACGAGTCCCTGAAGTTCGAGCGCGCCGAACGCGCCGAACTCCCAGACGAGACAGAAGAGATCCGCCCGCACCCCCACGGCGTCGAACTGGGGACGCTCCTGAAGATGCTCGAAGCGACGGATTCGTACTCCGTATCCGGCTTCATGCAGGAAGAGTTTACCCGCGTCGGCGGGAAGACGGCCGACAGCGTCATCGCGAACTTCAACGACCGGCACTACGGCCGCGGCATGGCCTGGCAGCCGCCGAAGGTCAACGAGGACGCCGACATCGAGCGCGCTGTCGAGGACGCCGTGGCGAACAAGGGTGCTGAAACCACTGCGACGTTCGCCGCCGCCGTCTCCGACGCCATCCACGACCGCGACCGGGTCGCGTACCACGAGGTCGAATCCATCGTCGATTCGGCGGCCGAAGACGCCGAAGCGGACGGCGACACGACGTTCGGCACGACGGTTCGGGAGAACGCCGTCGATGCCGCCTGGAACGCCGTCAGCGACAGTTTATCGAGCGACCTCTACGCCCTTGTCGATGATGTGACGACAAAACGCAAAGGCGACGCCGCAATCGAGGGGCTGTCAAGCCGACTGGCCGACAAGTTCAACGACGACGGCCGCCACCGGCTGACCCGCGATGAACTCCGTGGCTACATCGACCGCGCGGCCGACATGACCGAGGAGCAAGATGACGCCACCTTCGGTGAAACGGCCCGCGAGAACGTGCTAGAGGCGCTCTGGACGGCCGCCGAGGGCGTCCCGGAGGAGCCGCCGAAGGTCTCCGACATCGCCGACGACCGCGATACGGCGAGCGAACTGCTGTCGGCGATGCGCGAGACGGACATCATCGCGCCGCCGACGGACTGTCTCTCCCCCATCAGCGCGGAACTCGTCGAGGAAGGACTCCGGAAGGAGTTCGACGCGGACTTCTACGCCGCGTCGACGCGGGACGCGTCGGTCCACGGCGGCGACCCGTTCATCGTTGAAGCCGGTATCGCCTACGGCGGTGAACTCGAAAGCGAGGGGACCGTCGACGTGATGCGGTTCGCCAACCGGGTCCCGCTGGTGTACCAGCGCGGGGCCTGTGCGACGACGGACGTAGTGAAGTCCATCCGCTGGCGCAACTACAACCTCGACCAGCCCGGCGGCTCCGGCATCCCCAAGGGGCCGGCCGTCATCATGGTTCACGTCGCCTCGACGAACGTGCCCTTCACCAGCGAGTCCAAGGACGCCATCGCCAACGTCCCCGAGATGGAAGACGAAATCGAACTCGCAATCCGGGAGGCCGCCCGAGAACTCAAGAGTTACCTGAACAAGCGCCGCTCGATGCAACAGCGCCGCGAGAAACAGGACAAGCTCGCGACTATTCTGCCGGAGATGGCCGAAAAGCTCACCGAAGTCACCGACAACGACGAGCTACACATTGACGACTCGCTTGCCCGCATCATGAACAACGTCCTCGTCGAGCGCGAGGTCGAGGACGACACGGTCCGGGTCCGCATCGAGAACAACGACGACACGAACGCGGACGTGGAACTGACCGATATCGTCACCGCCGAACCACAGGTCACCAACGGCGCATCGGTCGTCGAGATGGACGGCGAGTGGTTCGTCAAGTGGTCCCCGACAGTGGCAGCCGGCGAGACCGCTGTCCTCGAATACAGCGTGACCGACGAGGCCGAGTTCACCGTCTCGGTCGACGGCATCGAAGAGGAGAAACTCACGGTGAACGCCTGA
- a CDS encoding PQQ-binding-like beta-propeller repeat protein produces the protein MPSSRRRYLRGCAAALGLATAGCLESNESTDTTPAKTSTATESETGTATSTQSGQTESFVAWQQSLESKVTAQPASTDDSVYVGTKSGTVKSLATAGGSQQWSYDASDGIRSQPIRVGSSVFVVSGKEGLYKDHIVVALDTETGSKQWTFSPGEWWLELLGVTEDMVYVGTNTDAPSKQGRTLYALAVSDGSVQWSGEVGDQYEGVVHNGRIYVASYGRFYAYDAETGEQRWTTDVADYYSQTMVATDSTLCYAADVDETHGTLLGVAADTGETLWTHEEGSIASTTLHDGTLYVGGTHVAALDPTTGEQRWRTDQSGYVKQVPVQNGTLYTGGDVVRGHDSSTGELDWTWRPETNVKGVVPAAVVSDSLYVDSWSDGDPRNRFKFALDTTAGTKRWAFDVERELTDLSFGKQRAYVAAEDTVYALE, from the coding sequence ATGCCCTCCTCTCGTCGGCGATACCTTCGTGGCTGTGCCGCGGCCCTTGGACTGGCAACCGCTGGCTGTCTTGAGTCGAACGAGTCAACGGACACGACACCGGCGAAAACCAGTACAGCGACGGAATCAGAGACTGGGACTGCCACCTCCACACAGAGCGGGCAAACGGAATCGTTTGTCGCCTGGCAGCAGTCGCTCGAATCTAAAGTCACGGCCCAACCAGCCAGTACAGATGACAGCGTCTACGTCGGCACAAAATCGGGAACCGTCAAATCACTCGCAACTGCAGGCGGGAGCCAGCAGTGGTCGTACGACGCGAGCGATGGCATCCGCTCGCAGCCGATACGCGTCGGGAGCAGCGTATTCGTCGTAAGCGGGAAAGAGGGGTTGTACAAGGATCACATCGTCGTCGCACTCGACACCGAAACTGGTTCGAAGCAGTGGACGTTCTCGCCCGGAGAGTGGTGGCTGGAGTTGCTTGGTGTGACCGAGGATATGGTGTACGTCGGGACAAACACCGACGCCCCGTCGAAGCAGGGGCGAACGCTCTACGCGCTCGCTGTTTCTGATGGGTCGGTACAATGGTCCGGCGAAGTCGGTGACCAGTACGAGGGGGTCGTACACAACGGGAGGATATACGTGGCGTCGTACGGCCGGTTCTACGCGTACGACGCTGAGACCGGTGAGCAACGGTGGACTACTGACGTTGCCGACTACTACTCCCAGACGATGGTCGCCACCGACAGTACTCTCTGCTATGCCGCCGACGTGGACGAGACCCACGGCACGCTACTCGGTGTGGCCGCCGACACTGGCGAGACGCTCTGGACTCACGAGGAAGGGTCCATCGCATCGACGACGCTCCACGACGGGACCCTCTACGTCGGCGGGACACACGTCGCCGCGCTCGACCCGACGACTGGCGAGCAACGGTGGCGAACGGATCAGTCCGGGTACGTCAAACAGGTCCCGGTTCAGAACGGGACTCTCTATACGGGTGGCGACGTGGTTCGCGGTCACGACAGTAGCACTGGCGAACTGGACTGGACGTGGAGACCGGAGACGAACGTCAAAGGGGTGGTGCCGGCAGCGGTCGTTTCCGACTCTCTGTACGTGGACTCGTGGTCGGATGGTGATCCACGGAACCGATTCAAGTTCGCGCTGGATACGACGGCAGGAACGAAACGGTGGGCGTTCGATGTCGAACGCGAGCTGACCGACCTGTCTTTCGGGAAACAACGGGCGTACGTCGCCGCCGAAGACACTGTGTACGCGCTAGAATAG
- a CDS encoding DNA topoisomerase IV subunit A, translating to MSTDSDTTPDTEEAREQLIDLAAEFYDQFADGEVPTMTIPTRTKSNIVFDEDEQVWVYGDRNSTRSAKTISGAEKILKAVYTIDFLSQQLEEDRSSTLRELYYLSESWDLDEAQFNTQDESNNLIEDLEIVSDVKREDFHMRPEESGAKVMGPLLLREQTNRGDREIHCQDDVGQGGYQIPNNPDTIEFLDNDAKFVLCVETGGMRDRLVENGFDDEYDALVVHLGGQPARATRRLIKRLHDELDLPVTVFTDGDPWSYRIFGSVSYGSIKSAHLSEYLATPEAQFIGIRPEDIVEYELPTDPLSDSDVNALESELEDPRFQTDFWEEQIELQLDINKKAEQQALASRGLDFVTETYLPERLDEMGVL from the coding sequence ATGAGCACCGACTCAGACACCACACCCGACACAGAGGAAGCGCGCGAGCAACTCATCGACCTCGCGGCGGAGTTCTACGACCAGTTCGCCGACGGCGAGGTGCCGACAATGACCATCCCCACCCGGACCAAGTCCAACATCGTCTTCGACGAAGACGAGCAGGTCTGGGTGTACGGCGACCGTAACTCCACGCGGTCAGCCAAGACGATATCCGGGGCCGAGAAGATCCTGAAAGCCGTCTACACTATCGATTTCCTCTCACAGCAACTGGAAGAAGACCGCTCATCGACCCTGCGTGAACTGTACTACCTTTCAGAGTCCTGGGACCTCGACGAGGCCCAGTTCAACACGCAGGACGAGTCGAACAACCTCATAGAGGACTTAGAAATCGTTTCCGACGTCAAGCGTGAGGACTTCCACATGCGCCCGGAAGAATCCGGAGCGAAGGTGATGGGACCGCTCCTCCTCCGTGAGCAGACGAACCGCGGCGACCGCGAAATCCACTGTCAGGACGACGTGGGACAGGGCGGCTACCAGATCCCGAACAACCCCGACACCATCGAGTTCCTCGACAACGACGCGAAGTTCGTCCTCTGTGTGGAGACCGGTGGGATGCGCGACCGACTCGTCGAGAACGGCTTCGACGACGAGTACGACGCGCTGGTCGTCCACCTCGGCGGTCAGCCAGCGCGAGCGACCCGGCGGCTCATCAAGCGCCTCCACGACGAACTCGACCTCCCGGTCACGGTGTTCACTGACGGTGACCCGTGGTCGTACCGCATCTTCGGGTCGGTCTCCTACGGCTCGATCAAGAGCGCACACCTCTCGGAGTACTTAGCGACACCCGAAGCGCAGTTCATCGGCATCCGGCCGGAAGACATCGTCGAGTACGAACTGCCGACGGACCCGCTGTCGGACTCCGACGTCAACGCCCTGGAGAGCGAACTGGAGGACCCGCGGTTCCAGACAGACTTCTGGGAGGAACAGATCGAACTCCAGCTCGACATCAACAAGAAGGCCGAGCAGCAGGCGCTCGCGTCTCGGGGGCTTGACTTCGTGACGGAGACGTACCTGCCCGAGCGGCTAGACGAGATGGGTGTGCTGTAG
- a CDS encoding MBL fold metallo-hydrolase, with amino-acid sequence MTVRHDGITAEWLGYATLRLEGEDTVVYFDPGRYGVLTGEWEPDTPGIGHPPTRDYAPKDGDIVCVTHIHHYDPDGIRRVASEDATVVAFEGINVHATDRDLDRLADLDYEVRKVSMEADVLVHDVPIWTMPAYNHEDGRNLKDDGSPIHPRGIGCGFLVSLDDTHVFWPGDTDVLDGHAELDVSLFVPSIAKNYTMNRHEAADLAEAMDPDLVLPMHYNTFTSLEADSGAFAEDVAKRGVPVVLDEN; translated from the coding sequence ATGACAGTCCGACACGACGGCATCACCGCGGAGTGGCTCGGCTACGCGACGCTCCGGCTGGAAGGCGAGGACACGGTGGTCTACTTCGACCCCGGTCGGTACGGCGTCCTCACAGGCGAGTGGGAACCGGACACGCCCGGCATCGGTCATCCACCGACGCGGGACTACGCTCCGAAAGACGGCGACATCGTCTGTGTGACCCACATCCACCACTACGACCCCGACGGCATCCGCCGTGTCGCAAGCGAGGACGCCACCGTCGTCGCGTTCGAGGGCATCAACGTCCACGCGACCGACCGCGACCTTGACCGCCTCGCCGACCTCGACTACGAGGTCCGCAAGGTGTCGATGGAAGCCGATGTGCTGGTCCACGACGTTCCCATCTGGACCATGCCGGCGTACAACCACGAAGACGGCCGGAACCTGAAAGACGACGGCAGCCCCATCCACCCGAGGGGCATCGGCTGTGGCTTCCTCGTCTCGCTGGACGACACCCACGTGTTCTGGCCCGGCGACACCGACGTACTGGACGGCCACGCCGAACTCGACGTGTCGCTGTTCGTCCCCTCTATCGCCAAGAACTACACGATGAACCGCCACGAGGCCGCCGACCTCGCTGAAGCGATGGACCCCGACCTCGTGCTCCCGATGCACTACAACACGTTCACGTCGCTGGAAGCGGATTCCGGTGCGTTTGCCGAAGACGTCGCCAAACGCGGCGTCCCGGTCGTCCTGGACGAGAACTAG
- the gyrA gene encoding DNA gyrase subunit A has translation MSSDITDDANAPAEQIKHVRIEDEMEQSYIDYAMSVIAGRALPDVRDGLKPVHRRILYAMHEMGVSSNTAHRKSSSIVGDTMGDYHPHGDSAIYDTLVRMAQDFSMRYPLIDGQGNFGSMDGDPAAAMRYTEARMAPIAEELLEDIEKDTVDFSSNYDDRLQEPDVLPSKVPNLLLNGSSGIAVGMSTNIPPHNLGELVNATVHLLENPDCTVEDLMEHVKGPDFPTGGNIVGRDAIYSAYATGRGRLRVRAEYEVDPEEGRIIISELPYQENKARVVERIADDVNEGKIEGISDLRDESDRNGVRIVIELKRGANVDVVENRLLDHHLESTFGVINLALVDGQPKVLSLKESLQHYIDHRREVVRRRSEYDLAEAEDRAHILEGRLKALENVEDVVELIRNSEDRDAARTGLQESFEFSEDQAAHIVRMQLGSLTSMEAAEIEDEYEDVQSTIDYLESVLNSREKLDSVIADELQEVKDDYDDDRRTSIIEDEGQVTHEDLIPEEDCVVVITEDDYIKRMPVENFDPQNRGGKGIIGADPKENDRVSKVFRANSHDYLLCFTNQGQVYRLKTYEIPEMSRTARGKSAINLIDLDDGEELTAVVSTDEFGDDECITMVTRNGYVKRTCCSEFENILSTGIIAAKLEDGDELIDVDVTNGNGDLVIATEAGMTIRFSESEVSEMGRSARGVNGIKLQGDDKVAAMVATDDDDPRSLLTVTEHGFGKRTKLDEYRTQSRYGKGLIDIKTDDRNGRVSTAKAVTDEDHLVIMSEQGQIMRIRAGDVSQVGRNTKGVTIMGLEDDDRVASVTVVPAETE, from the coding sequence ATGAGTTCCGACATCACGGACGATGCGAACGCGCCGGCAGAACAGATCAAGCATGTCCGCATCGAGGACGAGATGGAGCAGTCCTACATCGACTACGCGATGTCAGTCATCGCGGGACGGGCGCTCCCAGACGTTCGGGATGGTCTCAAACCTGTTCATCGGCGCATCCTCTATGCGATGCACGAGATGGGTGTCTCCTCGAACACCGCTCATCGGAAGTCCTCCTCGATTGTCGGCGACACGATGGGTGACTACCACCCGCACGGCGACTCGGCCATCTACGACACGCTCGTTCGGATGGCACAGGACTTCTCGATGCGGTATCCGCTGATCGACGGGCAGGGGAACTTCGGCTCGATGGACGGCGACCCGGCGGCCGCCATGCGGTACACGGAAGCACGGATGGCCCCTATCGCCGAGGAACTGCTCGAAGACATCGAGAAAGACACTGTCGACTTCTCCAGTAACTACGACGACCGACTGCAGGAACCCGACGTACTGCCGTCGAAGGTGCCAAATCTTCTGTTGAACGGGTCTTCCGGGATTGCTGTCGGCATGTCGACCAACATCCCGCCGCACAACCTCGGCGAACTGGTCAACGCGACGGTCCACCTGCTCGAAAACCCCGACTGTACGGTCGAAGATCTGATGGAGCACGTCAAAGGGCCGGACTTCCCGACCGGCGGCAACATCGTCGGCCGCGACGCCATCTACTCAGCGTATGCGACCGGGCGCGGCCGCTTGCGGGTTCGCGCCGAGTACGAGGTCGACCCAGAGGAGGGCCGCATCATCATCAGCGAACTCCCCTATCAGGAGAACAAGGCCCGCGTCGTCGAACGCATCGCTGACGACGTGAACGAGGGGAAAATCGAGGGCATCTCGGACCTCCGTGACGAGTCCGACCGCAACGGCGTCCGTATCGTCATCGAACTCAAGCGCGGGGCGAACGTCGACGTGGTCGAGAACCGCCTGCTCGACCACCACCTCGAATCCACGTTCGGCGTCATCAACCTCGCGCTGGTCGATGGCCAGCCGAAGGTCCTCTCCCTGAAGGAGAGCCTCCAGCACTACATCGACCACCGCCGCGAGGTCGTCCGCCGTCGCTCCGAGTACGACCTCGCCGAAGCCGAGGACCGCGCCCATATCCTCGAAGGTCGGCTGAAGGCGCTCGAAAACGTTGAGGACGTAGTCGAACTCATCCGTAACAGCGAGGACCGAGATGCCGCTCGAACCGGGCTGCAGGAGTCCTTCGAGTTCTCAGAGGATCAGGCTGCCCACATTGTCCGGATGCAGCTCGGCTCGCTCACCTCGATGGAAGCAGCCGAAATCGAAGACGAGTACGAGGACGTGCAGAGCACGATCGACTACCTCGAATCCGTCCTCAACAGCCGCGAAAAGCTCGACAGCGTCATCGCCGACGAACTTCAGGAAGTCAAGGACGACTACGACGACGACCGCCGGACGAGCATCATCGAGGACGAAGGGCAGGTCACTCACGAGGACCTCATCCCCGAAGAAGACTGCGTCGTCGTCATCACCGAGGACGACTATATCAAGCGGATGCCGGTCGAGAACTTCGACCCGCAGAACCGCGGCGGCAAGGGGATCATCGGCGCCGACCCCAAGGAGAACGACCGCGTCTCGAAGGTCTTCCGGGCCAACAGCCACGACTACCTGCTCTGTTTCACCAATCAGGGGCAGGTCTACCGGCTCAAGACCTACGAGATTCCGGAGATGTCCCGCACCGCACGGGGCAAGTCCGCAATCAACCTCATCGACCTGGACGACGGCGAGGAACTGACCGCCGTCGTCTCAACCGACGAGTTCGGCGACGACGAGTGCATCACGATGGTGACCCGGAACGGCTACGTCAAGCGGACCTGCTGTTCGGAGTTCGAGAACATCCTCTCGACGGGTATCATCGCGGCCAAACTCGAAGACGGCGACGAACTCATCGATGTGGACGTCACCAACGGCAATGGCGACCTCGTCATTGCCACGGAGGCCGGCATGACCATCCGCTTCAGCGAGAGCGAAGTCAGCGAGATGGGCCGGTCCGCACGCGGTGTCAACGGCATCAAACTGCAGGGCGACGACAAGGTCGCGGCGATGGTCGCCACTGACGACGACGATCCCCGGTCGCTGTTGACCGTCACGGAACACGGCTTCGGGAAGCGGACCAAACTCGACGAGTACCGCACTCAGTCCCGCTACGGCAAGGGCCTCATCGACATCAAGACCGACGACCGCAACGGTCGCGTGTCGACCGCCAAGGCGGTCACCGACGAGGACCACCTTGTCATCATGTCTGAACAGGGCCAGATCATGCGCATCCGCGCCGGCGACGTGTCCCAGGTCGGTCGGAACACAAAGGGTGTGACGATTATGGGACTCGAAGACGACGACCGCGTGGCAAGTGTGACAGTTGTGCCGGCAGAAACCGAATAG
- the gyrB gene encoding DNA topoisomerase (ATP-hydrolyzing) subunit B gives MSGESDEYGAKSIQTLEGLEAVQKRPAMYIGSTDARGLHHLVYEVVDNAIDEALAGYCDNIDVTIHDDGSVSVSDDGRGIPVDTHEEHGRPAVEVVMTILHAGGKFDNKSYQVSGGLHGVGVSVVNALSKWLEVEVRRDGALWKQRFDHGKPEYDLKKVRDLEPDEETGTTVRFWPDDEIFETGEFKFSTLSSRLRELAFLNSGVAISIDDERDGDTETFAYDGGIREFVEYLNETKDPLHRDIIYFEDKEEIAEGPVQVEIAMQGTDDLQGSIHAFANNINTREGGTHLTGFKTSLTRVINDYATDNNLLKDLDDTLKGDDIREGLTAVISIKHPDPQFEGQTKTKLGNSEVRGIVESAMHDGLATFFEENPDTAEAIVGKAVEAAKARKAAQKAEELTRRKSALDSTALPGKLADCQTRDPEKAELFIAEGDSAGGSAKQGRNPDFQAILPIKGKILNVEKHRLDRILENNEIRNLITALGTGIGDEFDIEDLRYEKIILMTDADVDGAHIRTLLLTLFYRHMKPLLEAGYVYASQPPLYRIRYRGDTYDAMTDAERDKIIEEKCNGNPTQVQRFKGLGEMNPDQLWETTMNPDNRILKQITIEDAAAADKMFNILMGDAVEPRKEFIKEHSPEAEWVDI, from the coding sequence ATGTCAGGAGAGTCTGATGAGTACGGCGCAAAGTCGATCCAGACCCTCGAAGGGCTGGAAGCCGTCCAGAAGCGGCCCGCGATGTATATCGGGTCGACGGACGCTCGTGGCCTCCACCATCTTGTCTATGAGGTGGTCGACAACGCGATCGACGAGGCGCTCGCCGGCTACTGTGACAACATCGACGTAACGATTCACGACGACGGCTCCGTCTCTGTCAGCGATGACGGACGGGGAATCCCCGTCGATACCCACGAAGAGCACGGCCGCCCGGCCGTTGAGGTCGTGATGACGATCCTCCACGCGGGTGGGAAATTCGACAACAAATCCTACCAGGTTTCCGGTGGTCTCCACGGGGTCGGGGTGAGCGTGGTCAACGCGCTCTCGAAGTGGCTCGAAGTCGAAGTCAGGCGCGACGGCGCGCTCTGGAAGCAGCGCTTCGACCACGGCAAACCGGAGTACGACCTGAAGAAGGTCCGCGACCTCGAACCCGACGAAGAGACCGGAACGACGGTCCGGTTCTGGCCCGACGACGAGATCTTCGAGACCGGCGAGTTCAAGTTCTCGACGCTATCGTCCAGACTGCGCGAACTCGCCTTCCTCAACTCCGGTGTCGCCATCTCTATCGACGATGAGCGCGACGGCGACACGGAGACGTTCGCCTACGACGGCGGCATCCGTGAGTTCGTCGAGTACCTGAACGAGACCAAGGACCCGCTCCACCGGGATATCATCTACTTCGAGGACAAGGAGGAAATCGCGGAGGGGCCGGTTCAGGTCGAGATTGCCATGCAGGGGACCGACGACCTGCAGGGCTCGATCCATGCTTTCGCCAATAACATTAACACACGCGAGGGCGGGACACACCTCACAGGATTCAAGACATCACTTACACGGGTCATCAACGATTATGCGACCGACAATAATCTGCTGAAAGATCTGGACGATACACTCAAAGGCGACGACATCCGCGAAGGGCTGACGGCCGTCATTTCTATCAAACATCCCGACCCGCAGTTCGAGGGTCAGACCAAGACGAAACTCGGTAACAGCGAGGTCCGTGGCATCGTCGAATCGGCGATGCACGACGGGCTGGCGACCTTCTTCGAGGAGAACCCCGATACGGCCGAGGCCATCGTCGGAAAAGCTGTCGAAGCCGCGAAAGCACGGAAAGCCGCACAGAAGGCCGAGGAGCTTACCCGGCGGAAGTCAGCGCTCGACTCGACCGCACTGCCCGGAAAGCTGGCCGACTGCCAGACGCGAGACCCCGAGAAAGCAGAACTGTTCATCGCCGAGGGTGACTCCGCGGGCGGTAGTGCCAAACAGGGCCGCAACCCGGATTTCCAGGCCATCCTCCCCATCAAGGGGAAGATCCTGAACGTCGAGAAACACCGGCTGGACCGGATTCTGGAGAACAACGAGATACGGAACCTCATCACCGCGCTGGGAACCGGTATCGGCGACGAGTTCGATATTGAGGACCTGCGCTACGAGAAGATCATCCTGATGACCGACGCAGATGTCGATGGGGCACACATCCGGACGCTCCTGTTGACGCTGTTCTACCGGCACATGAAGCCGCTGCTGGAAGCAGGCTACGTCTACGCTTCCCAGCCGCCGCTGTACCGGATTCGCTACCGCGGAGACACCTACGACGCGATGACGGACGCGGAGCGCGACAAAATCATCGAAGAGAAGTGTAACGGGAACCCCACTCAGGTTCAGCGGTTCAAGGGCCTCGGTGAGATGAACCCCGATCAGCTCTGGGAGACGACGATGAATCCCGACAATCGGATCCTCAAACAGATTACTATCGAGGACGCCGCGGCCGCCGACAAGATGTTCAACATCTTGATGGGCGACGCCGTCGAACCACGCAAGGAATTCATCAAGGAGCATTCGCCTGAAGCGGAGTGGGTCGACATATGA